A genomic window from Fibrobacterota bacterium includes:
- the nuoF gene encoding NADH-quinone oxidoreductase subunit NuoF has protein sequence MATLTVTQNFGKGASDLGVYRSLGGYASLGSRLFDLSQFELIDLVSRSGLRGRGGAGFPTGMKWSFVPRNSGKPVYLVVNADEGEPGTFKDHVLMLEDPHRLIEGMLICGWALGVRTAYIYVRGEFLPAIEALNRALKQAYDAGILGENIQGTGYSLDIYVHRGAGAYICGEETALINSLEGYKGQPRLKPPFPAVSGAWASPTCVNNVETLMALPWILENGPAAYQALGTPKSGGTKVFSVSGDVKRPGVYEVPMGTPLMELLESKDLCQGILGELKGVIPGGSSSPVLTAEEARKANLDYEALAALKTMLGSGAVIAFNTTRNAVGMLASLTRFYAHESCGQCTPCREGTGYADRILKSVVAGKGRDGDLEQMLDLAANFSYTTICPLAIADAWPIENFIGKFRPEFEKAVSANPGHAAPRVDDDFRPGAFW, from the coding sequence ATGGCGACGCTCACCGTCACGCAGAATTTCGGCAAGGGCGCCAGCGACCTCGGCGTGTACCGCTCCTTGGGCGGGTACGCTTCGCTGGGTTCCCGATTGTTCGACCTCTCCCAGTTCGAACTGATCGACCTGGTCTCCCGTTCCGGCCTGCGTGGTCGCGGCGGCGCCGGATTTCCCACCGGCATGAAGTGGTCCTTCGTGCCGCGCAACTCCGGGAAGCCCGTCTATCTGGTGGTCAACGCCGACGAAGGCGAACCCGGCACGTTCAAAGATCACGTGCTGATGCTGGAAGATCCCCATCGCCTGATCGAAGGCATGCTGATCTGTGGTTGGGCGTTGGGCGTGCGCACGGCGTACATCTACGTGCGCGGCGAATTCCTGCCGGCCATCGAGGCGCTGAACCGCGCATTGAAGCAAGCCTACGACGCGGGGATCCTGGGCGAAAACATCCAGGGGACCGGCTACAGCCTGGACATCTACGTGCACCGCGGCGCGGGCGCCTACATCTGCGGCGAAGAAACCGCCCTGATCAACAGCTTGGAAGGCTACAAGGGCCAACCCCGCCTCAAGCCGCCGTTCCCCGCCGTTTCGGGAGCCTGGGCATCGCCCACCTGCGTGAACAACGTGGAAACCCTCATGGCGCTTCCCTGGATCCTGGAGAACGGCCCGGCCGCCTACCAGGCGCTGGGTACGCCAAAATCCGGCGGCACCAAGGTCTTCTCGGTGTCCGGAGACGTGAAACGTCCCGGAGTCTACGAAGTCCCCATGGGCACGCCCCTGATGGAACTTCTGGAGAGCAAGGACCTTTGCCAAGGCATTTTGGGGGAGCTCAAGGGTGTGATCCCGGGGGGATCGAGTTCACCCGTGCTCACCGCCGAAGAAGCCCGCAAGGCCAACCTCGACTACGAAGCGCTCGCCGCGCTTAAGACCATGCTGGGATCCGGTGCCGTGATCGCGTTCAACACCACGCGAAACGCGGTGGGCATGTTGGCGTCCCTCACGCGCTTCTACGCCCACGAATCCTGCGGACAGTGCACGCCCTGCCGCGAAGGCACGGGCTACGCCGACCGCATCTTGAAGAGTGTCGTGGCCGGCAAGGGCCGCGACGGCGATCTGGAACAGATGCTGGACCTGGCCGCCAACTTCAGCTACACCACCATCTGTCCGCTGGCCATCGCGGACGCATGGCCCATCGAGAACTTCATCGGGAAGTTCCGTCCAGAATTCGAGAAGGCGGTGTCGGCCAATCCCGGCCACGCGGCCCCTCGAGTGGATGACGATTTCCGTCCGGGAGCGTTCTGGTAA
- a CDS encoding NADH-quinone oxidoreductase subunit D has protein sequence MKVLTPQGEKIDLLTVNIGPSHPATHGALRAFVALDGETIAGTVTEIGYLHRGFEKMVEQGTWQQVLPYTDRLNYCSAILNNIGFCHTIERMFEVDIPERAKVLRVLLSELSRIIDHVVCVAAAAADLGALTNYFYLFNPREKVYGIWEKLSGARLTNTFTRIGGLYRDTYDGFESEVASVLVEVEKGLDDAFRLLQHNRIFIERTRGCCPISAEDAVSWGWTGPCLRATGVDRDLRKDEPYLDYETYDFQTVVGSTGDTFDRVMVRMYEIKESISICRQALTRLRPGPINTTDPRLILPGHGKAYHDMEALINHFKVVFEGVCVPAGEFYGSIEAANGELGFFVVSDGSGKPWKIKVRPPCFTQFAAYADLVEGSMVADAIACLSSINIIAGELDR, from the coding sequence GTGAAGGTCCTCACTCCCCAGGGCGAGAAGATCGATCTGCTCACGGTCAACATCGGGCCGTCGCATCCTGCCACCCACGGCGCGCTGCGGGCGTTCGTCGCCCTCGACGGCGAGACCATCGCCGGGACCGTGACGGAAATTGGCTACCTGCACCGTGGGTTCGAGAAGATGGTGGAGCAGGGCACCTGGCAGCAGGTCCTGCCCTACACCGATCGCCTCAACTACTGCTCGGCCATCCTCAACAACATCGGATTCTGCCACACCATCGAGCGGATGTTCGAAGTGGACATCCCCGAGCGTGCCAAGGTGCTGCGGGTGCTGCTGTCGGAGCTGTCGCGCATCATCGACCACGTGGTCTGCGTGGCGGCGGCGGCGGCGGATCTCGGGGCGCTCACCAACTACTTCTACCTGTTCAACCCGCGCGAGAAGGTCTACGGCATCTGGGAGAAGCTCTCGGGTGCGCGACTGACCAACACCTTCACGCGCATCGGCGGACTCTACCGCGACACCTACGACGGTTTCGAATCCGAAGTCGCCTCGGTGCTGGTGGAGGTGGAAAAAGGCTTGGATGACGCTTTCCGTCTTCTGCAGCACAACCGCATCTTCATCGAGCGCACGCGCGGATGCTGCCCGATCTCCGCGGAAGACGCGGTGAGCTGGGGGTGGACCGGGCCGTGTCTGCGCGCCACGGGCGTGGATCGCGACCTGCGCAAGGACGAGCCTTACCTCGACTACGAGACCTACGACTTCCAGACCGTGGTGGGCAGCACCGGCGACACCTTCGATCGCGTCATGGTGCGCATGTACGAGATCAAGGAATCGATCTCGATCTGCCGCCAAGCCTTGACGCGCCTGCGTCCCGGCCCCATCAACACCACCGACCCCCGTCTGATCCTTCCCGGACACGGCAAGGCCTACCACGACATGGAAGCCCTGATCAACCACTTCAAGGTGGTCTTCGAGGGTGTGTGCGTGCCGGCGGGCGAATTCTACGGATCCATCGAGGCGGCCAACGGAGAACTCGGATTCTTCGTGGTTTCCGACGGATCCGGCAAGCCCTGGAAGATCAAGGTCCGCCCGCCCTGCTTCACGCAGTTCGCGGCCTACGCGGACCTCGTCGAAGGCTCCATGGTGGCCGATGCCATCGCCTGCCTTTCCAGCATCAACATCATCGCCGGCGAACTGGACCGCTGA
- a CDS encoding NAD(P)H-dependent oxidoreductase subunit E has protein sequence MGHCHTKVDQPSTDEVFSKLEIPSVLERAEELVRRYPVPRSALLPMLWLAQEVLGWLPQEAIRWAAGKCEVSPVHAYGVSMFYTMYKKEPTGRFFLQICQNVSCHVLGAEDILAHAEKTLETTSHGGTTSDNLFTLLRVECLGACGNGPVMQVNDDFATDVVDGALAMPAGVSLTKERFDKIVAWCRDRAKSLPQEPARDASGGAFRTGGHPGAKGANTVAQKPDYAPAPPVLGLSVQKTEDGKVKVTWRADAGVSALHLENRTNGTEFVSLATLTGKDKEWVGELPAGTELRMVSESQGRRAKPSNIAKVEA, from the coding sequence ATGGGACACTGCCACACCAAGGTCGATCAGCCTTCCACCGACGAGGTCTTCTCGAAACTCGAGATCCCGTCCGTTCTGGAGCGCGCCGAAGAACTCGTGCGCCGCTACCCCGTGCCGCGTTCGGCGCTTCTGCCCATGCTCTGGCTGGCCCAAGAGGTGCTCGGATGGCTTCCCCAGGAAGCGATCCGCTGGGCGGCGGGCAAGTGCGAGGTCAGCCCCGTGCACGCCTACGGCGTCAGCATGTTCTACACGATGTACAAGAAGGAGCCCACCGGCCGGTTCTTCCTGCAGATCTGTCAGAATGTGTCGTGCCATGTGCTGGGTGCCGAAGACATCCTGGCCCACGCCGAGAAGACGTTGGAGACCACCTCCCACGGCGGCACGACTTCCGACAACCTCTTCACGCTCCTTCGCGTGGAGTGCCTCGGCGCCTGCGGGAACGGCCCCGTGATGCAGGTCAACGACGACTTCGCCACCGATGTGGTGGATGGCGCCTTGGCCATGCCCGCCGGCGTCTCCCTCACCAAGGAACGCTTCGACAAGATCGTGGCCTGGTGCCGCGACCGCGCGAAGAGCCTTCCGCAGGAACCCGCCCGCGACGCTTCCGGCGGCGCCTTCCGCACGGGCGGACATCCCGGCGCCAAGGGCGCGAACACCGTCGCCCAGAAACCCGACTACGCACCGGCCCCTCCCGTGCTTGGTCTTTCCGTCCAGAAGACGGAAGACGGCAAGGTCAAGGTCACCTGGCGCGCCGACGCGGGCGTTTCCGCCCTGCATCTGGAGAACCGCACCAACGGGACGGAATTTGTCTCGCTGGCCACCTTGACCGGCAAGGACAAGGAGTGGGTGGGCGAGCTTCCCGCCGGAACCGAACTGCGCATGGTCTCGGAGTCCCAAGGACGCCGCGCCAAGCCCTCGAACATCGCGAAGGTGGAGGCATAA
- a CDS encoding (2Fe-2S)-binding protein: MSNSYHMPVLPKPDGKKVSINVDGRDVEVPEGTNLVEALKTIGIATPHFCYHPDLPVAGNCRQCMVETDGPRGMGLAIACYTPVRAGMKVATDLSSEKVKTARKAVMEFQLANHPLDCPICDKAGECSLQDNYMSAGGQTSRMREGIGKQYKGSPENRHTDSKGQDRGGKHVDLGPTVILDQERCILCDRCVRFMRDVAGSEQLYIAGRGDHAFLSTFPGSELSHEYDLNVTDVCPVGALTGKHFRFHQRVWNLISTQTIDPTDSLGANITVDHYDGQAWRIMPRRNPDVNKSWIHNDTRLAYQKLSENRLAAGMFGKSEIPLSQAASRLGELVRGARKLALVASGHLTLEDNASILALAQFLGSRAEVFGGSWLPVGKPDNIARSGDPVPNRLGQKLLGIADNLDELVRRAKEFDVLVVVGHDLWKIDASKAKALEAIPERIVLSAWHDDSVAKATLSVGIRSWAEVRGTMVNCQGRVQMLQAAPILPSPDLEPAWQILSSAGRLGWTSELDAFRFAQGRIPALAGLTYRNIGPMGRILEGVVA, from the coding sequence ATGAGCAACTCCTACCACATGCCGGTGCTGCCCAAGCCCGACGGGAAAAAAGTTTCGATCAACGTCGACGGTCGCGACGTGGAGGTTCCGGAAGGAACCAACCTCGTCGAGGCCCTGAAGACCATCGGGATCGCCACCCCTCATTTTTGCTACCATCCGGACCTGCCGGTGGCCGGAAATTGCCGCCAATGCATGGTGGAAACGGACGGTCCCCGCGGAATGGGCTTGGCGATCGCCTGCTACACGCCGGTGCGCGCCGGCATGAAGGTCGCCACGGATCTTTCCTCCGAAAAGGTCAAGACCGCCCGCAAGGCCGTGATGGAGTTCCAGCTGGCCAACCACCCGCTGGATTGCCCCATCTGCGACAAGGCCGGCGAATGCTCGCTGCAGGACAACTACATGTCCGCCGGCGGCCAGACCAGCCGCATGCGCGAGGGGATCGGCAAGCAGTACAAGGGCTCGCCAGAAAATCGCCACACCGATTCCAAGGGCCAGGATCGCGGCGGCAAGCACGTGGATCTGGGACCCACCGTGATCCTGGATCAGGAACGCTGCATCCTTTGCGACCGGTGCGTTCGCTTCATGCGCGATGTGGCCGGTTCCGAACAGTTGTATATCGCCGGACGCGGCGACCACGCGTTCTTGTCCACGTTCCCTGGCTCCGAGCTCAGTCATGAGTACGACTTGAACGTGACCGACGTCTGCCCCGTGGGCGCGCTCACGGGCAAGCATTTCCGGTTCCACCAGCGCGTGTGGAACCTGATCTCCACCCAGACCATCGATCCCACCGACAGCCTGGGCGCGAACATCACGGTGGACCACTACGACGGCCAGGCCTGGCGCATCATGCCGCGCCGCAATCCGGACGTCAACAAGTCCTGGATCCACAACGACACCCGCCTGGCCTACCAGAAATTGTCGGAAAACCGGCTGGCCGCGGGGATGTTCGGGAAGAGTGAAATCCCCCTTTCGCAGGCCGCCTCGCGATTGGGCGAACTCGTGCGTGGCGCCCGCAAGCTGGCGTTGGTGGCATCGGGCCACCTCACCCTGGAGGACAACGCCTCCATCCTCGCGCTGGCCCAGTTCCTGGGGTCCCGGGCGGAAGTCTTCGGCGGATCGTGGCTGCCTGTGGGAAAGCCCGACAACATCGCCCGTTCCGGCGACCCGGTGCCCAACCGGCTGGGACAGAAACTGTTGGGAATCGCAGACAACCTGGACGAACTGGTCCGGCGCGCCAAGGAATTCGATGTCCTGGTGGTGGTCGGCCACGATCTATGGAAGATCGACGCCTCCAAGGCCAAGGCCCTGGAAGCGATCCCCGAACGGATCGTGCTTTCCGCCTGGCATGACGACTCCGTCGCCAAGGCCACCCTTTCCGTGGGCATCCGCTCGTGGGCCGAAGTCCGCGGGACGATGGTCAACTGCCAGGGGCGCGTGCAGATGCTGCAGGCCGCCCCCATCCTGCCCAGCCCGGACCTGGAACCGGCTTGGCAGATTCTGTCGTCGGCGGGAAGGCTTGGATGGACCAGCGAACTGGACGCGTTCCGGTTCGCCCAAGGAAGAATCCCGGCCCTG
- a CDS encoding NADH-quinone oxidoreductase subunit B, which yields MGEGAKAAPQTTSIPLTQQPPVAALHQDAGLNQSIVTTSIDALIGWGRKNSLWPFTFGTACCAIEFMALAASKYDLARFGAEFMRFSPRQSDLLIVAGTITYKQAPILRRIWEQMMEPRWVISVGACASTGGFYDCYCTLPGIDEIVPVDVYIAGCPPRPEAYIEALLQLQDKIQDSSYMKDRAAANHQRIQVG from the coding sequence ATGGGCGAAGGAGCCAAGGCGGCACCTCAGACGACTTCCATTCCGCTGACGCAGCAGCCGCCGGTCGCGGCTCTCCATCAGGACGCGGGTCTCAACCAGAGCATCGTCACCACTTCGATCGACGCGTTGATCGGTTGGGGACGCAAGAATTCGCTCTGGCCTTTCACGTTCGGCACGGCCTGCTGCGCGATCGAATTCATGGCGCTCGCTGCGTCAAAATATGACTTGGCGCGTTTCGGAGCCGAATTCATGCGGTTCTCGCCGCGTCAATCGGATCTGTTGATCGTGGCCGGCACCATCACCTACAAGCAGGCTCCCATCCTGCGGCGCATCTGGGAACAGATGATGGAGCCTCGCTGGGTCATCTCCGTCGGCGCCTGCGCCAGCACGGGCGGTTTCTACGACTGCTATTGCACGCTGCCGGGAATCGACGAGATCGTTCCGGTGGACGTCTACATCGCCGGTTGCCCTCCGCGTCCGGAGGCCTACATCGAGGCGCTCCTGCAATTGCAGGACAAGATCCAGGATTCGTCCTACATGAAGGATCGCGCCGCCGCCAATCACCAGAGGATCCAAGTCGGATGA
- a CDS encoding YifB family Mg chelatase-like AAA ATPase, with translation MIAHMRCATLVGLASIPVRIECEAGPGLPAFSIVGLPDGAVRESRDRILSALRHTGHRLPPRRITANLAPSDLRKAGTGFDLPLALAVLAATEQIFPRETEIDRVFVGELGLDGGIRPVRGALALAMGLAEAGHHRIAVPAGNLREVMVVPGLDIVGLSDFEEAVRLLEDGIRPDPIPLAATVPPENRGPDMADVIGQEGAKRALAVAAAGGHNLLLEGPPGSGKTLLARRLPGILPPLGDWERLEVSRIHSVAGLLDPGAALLPDRPFRAPHHSASMVALVGGGPYARPGEVSLAHNGILFMDELAEFPRHVLESLRQPLEDGEIMVCRAQIAVRFPCRCQLVAATNPCPCGHHGDRLRPCTCTPLARERYRSRLSGPLLDRLDIHLEVQAVGPEDLSKRPAGMDSATMRTMVVEATKFRLARGGEQSNSMLSGRMLAEACALREEGGRFLAQALGRLGLSARSHDRILRVARTIADMEASPRVELAHLAEAVAYRLPDRSAAVR, from the coding sequence ATGATCGCCCACATGCGCTGCGCGACGTTGGTGGGGCTCGCGTCGATCCCGGTGCGCATCGAGTGCGAAGCGGGTCCGGGCCTGCCCGCGTTTTCCATCGTGGGGCTGCCGGATGGCGCCGTGCGGGAAAGTCGCGACCGGATTCTGTCTGCGCTTCGCCACACCGGGCACCGGCTGCCCCCGCGACGGATCACCGCCAATCTCGCGCCTTCGGATCTGCGCAAGGCGGGTACGGGGTTCGACCTTCCCCTCGCCTTGGCGGTGCTTGCCGCCACCGAACAGATCTTCCCGCGCGAGACGGAAATTGACCGCGTGTTCGTGGGCGAATTGGGGCTCGATGGGGGGATCCGTCCCGTCCGTGGGGCGCTCGCCCTGGCGATGGGGTTGGCGGAGGCGGGGCATCATCGCATCGCCGTGCCTGCGGGCAACCTGCGCGAGGTGATGGTGGTGCCGGGACTGGACATCGTGGGGCTGTCGGATTTCGAGGAGGCCGTGCGCCTCCTGGAGGACGGAATCCGTCCAGACCCGATCCCGCTTGCCGCCACGGTGCCGCCGGAAAATCGTGGTCCGGACATGGCCGACGTGATCGGGCAGGAAGGCGCAAAGCGGGCGTTGGCCGTGGCCGCCGCCGGAGGTCACAATCTGCTTCTGGAGGGACCTCCCGGATCGGGGAAAACCTTGCTCGCCCGCAGGTTGCCGGGAATCCTTCCGCCCCTGGGCGATTGGGAGCGGCTGGAGGTTTCGCGCATCCACTCGGTGGCGGGCTTGCTGGATCCCGGCGCGGCTCTGCTTCCGGATCGCCCTTTCCGTGCACCGCACCATTCCGCCTCGATGGTCGCCCTGGTGGGTGGAGGGCCCTACGCGAGGCCTGGCGAGGTGAGTCTTGCCCACAACGGAATTTTGTTCATGGATGAACTCGCGGAATTTCCGCGCCATGTGCTGGAGTCCCTGCGCCAGCCGTTGGAGGACGGCGAGATCATGGTGTGCCGGGCGCAGATCGCGGTTCGCTTCCCGTGCCGCTGCCAATTGGTGGCGGCCACCAACCCTTGTCCGTGTGGGCACCATGGAGATCGGCTCCGGCCCTGCACATGCACGCCGCTGGCTCGGGAACGCTATCGCTCCAGGCTTTCAGGACCCTTGCTGGATCGGCTGGACATCCATTTGGAAGTGCAGGCGGTCGGGCCGGAAGACCTTTCCAAGCGCCCCGCCGGAATGGATTCGGCGACGATGCGTACCATGGTGGTGGAGGCAACGAAATTTCGCTTGGCTCGGGGAGGAGAACAATCCAATTCCATGCTGAGTGGGAGGATGCTGGCGGAGGCTTGCGCCCTGCGCGAGGAGGGGGGGCGGTTTTTGGCCCAGGCGCTGGGAAGACTCGGTCTTTCGGCACGGTCCCACGATCGGATCTTGCGGGTGGCGCGCACCATCGCCGACATGGAAGCTTCCCCTCGAGTGGAACTGGCCCACCTGGCGGAGGCCGTCGCCTACCGGCTTCCGGATCGCTCGGCGGCGGTTCGGTGA
- a CDS encoding SpoVG family protein, with the protein MTRTTLPCDTIMLTEVQIWPVRNPDASRIKAMASLTLNGALRLNGCKIIEGSNGLFLAYPSEKKAGTDKYVPFFHTTDKEVNQRIQTKVLEEYKVRLAV; encoded by the coding sequence ATGACCCGTACCACCCTTCCCTGCGACACCATCATGCTCACCGAAGTCCAGATCTGGCCTGTCCGCAATCCGGATGCCTCCCGCATCAAGGCGATGGCGAGCCTGACCCTCAACGGTGCTTTGCGTCTGAACGGCTGCAAGATCATCGAGGGCAGCAATGGGCTGTTCCTGGCCTACCCCAGCGAAAAGAAGGCGGGCACGGACAAATATGTCCCGTTCTTCCACACCACGGACAAGGAGGTGAACCAGCGCATCCAGACCAAGGTGCTTGAGGAATACAAAGTCCGCCTCGCGGTCTGA
- the lexA gene encoding transcriptional repressor LexA: MTHRQRQVLEFIRDRVRDTHCPPTVREICEHFDIRSTNGVRVILEALEKKGHLKRSPRLSRGLTVVESEANAQTDLPASTSVRESDDDEEEFLRVPLLGRVAAGQPILAVEEAEETFTIPRTLLPTKNAFALRVQGESMREIGIMDGDIVFAQPQSTAQSGETVVALVGDEATVKDYFPERHRIRLQPRNATMEPIWISSRSPEFRILGKVVGVFRTMR; the protein is encoded by the coding sequence ATGACCCATCGCCAACGCCAAGTGCTCGAATTCATCCGAGACCGTGTTCGGGATACCCATTGCCCGCCCACCGTCCGTGAGATTTGCGAGCATTTTGACATCCGGAGCACCAACGGTGTGCGAGTGATCCTTGAAGCCCTGGAGAAAAAAGGGCACCTCAAGCGTTCGCCTAGGCTTTCGCGCGGTTTGACGGTGGTGGAGTCCGAGGCCAATGCCCAGACAGACCTTCCAGCCTCCACTTCGGTGCGGGAGTCGGACGACGACGAGGAAGAATTCCTCCGTGTGCCTCTTCTGGGCCGGGTCGCCGCAGGGCAGCCCATCTTGGCTGTGGAAGAAGCGGAAGAAACCTTCACGATCCCCCGGACGCTGCTTCCCACCAAAAACGCCTTCGCGTTGCGCGTACAAGGCGAATCGATGCGCGAGATCGGCATCATGGACGGCGATATCGTTTTTGCCCAACCCCAGTCCACTGCCCAATCCGGCGAGACGGTGGTGGCTTTGGTGGGCGACGAGGCTACCGTGAAGGATTATTTCCCAGAGCGGCACCGCATTCGCCTGCAGCCTCGCAATGCCACCATGGAGCCCATCTGGATCAGCTCCCGCAGTCCGGAATTCCGGATTCTCGGCAAGGTTGTCGGCGTTTTCCGCACGATGCGCTGA
- a CDS encoding NADH-quinone oxidoreductase subunit C: MSQTATTDLGRELVPANAQSRKAFQDQAFQILSSRFEGILDPADRWGLTVILPGPKLHEAVRFLRDDSEFQMDLLLDVTAIDYLEYPGHEEARYAVVYNLRSQRNAARRLRLKVRVEEESPSVPSIHDLFKIANWQERETWDQYGIVFAGHPDLRRLLNHIEFQGHPLRKDYPARKRQWLSTNDPLVDPMVARLKANGFSVLEAPTANAPSVEETDLLGKVSREQRNNVEKQS; the protein is encoded by the coding sequence ATGAGCCAGACAGCCACCACCGATCTGGGCCGGGAACTGGTTCCCGCCAACGCGCAGTCCCGGAAGGCCTTCCAGGACCAAGCCTTCCAAATTCTGTCCTCGCGCTTCGAGGGGATCCTGGATCCCGCCGATCGATGGGGCCTGACCGTGATCCTGCCCGGCCCCAAGCTCCACGAAGCCGTGCGGTTTTTGCGCGACGATTCCGAGTTCCAGATGGACCTTCTGCTGGACGTCACGGCGATCGACTACCTGGAATATCCTGGCCACGAAGAGGCCCGCTACGCGGTGGTCTACAACCTGCGCAGCCAGCGCAACGCCGCGCGGAGATTGCGTCTGAAGGTGCGGGTGGAAGAGGAATCGCCCAGCGTCCCCTCCATCCACGACCTGTTCAAGATCGCCAATTGGCAGGAGCGCGAAACCTGGGACCAGTACGGCATCGTCTTCGCCGGTCATCCAGATCTTCGTCGTCTGCTCAACCACATCGAATTCCAGGGACATCCCCTGCGCAAGGACTATCCTGCGCGCAAGCGGCAGTGGCTTTCCACCAACGATCCCCTCGTGGATCCGATGGTTGCCCGATTGAAGGCCAACGGATTTTCGGTGCTGGAAGCTCCCACCGCCAACGCGCCATCGGTGGAAGAGACCGACCTCTTGGGCAAGGTTTCGCGCGAACAGCGCAACAACGTGGAGAAGCAATCGTGA